In one window of Meiothermus sp. DNA:
- a CDS encoding tetratricopeptide repeat protein, whose translation MVRLEGTETRVEPTALLRPRLKGVVLKRVGLALALWGEPGVGKSHTARQLLRETSCRSFSFPAMVPPGALVRGIPRPDRLPAWAEPLLLKLQKGEALGSKRTAEALGALLSALAPVVLHLEDIHEVSPEGLEWIQALAALALRTRGVALLVTSRSIPPEPFEAYRVTPLSPEASQAMLEAEMGSPLPEGALAWIYGRAQGNPLFSLEYLRHLARQGFLWSDGRRWYWRPPQVGTLPLTVEALLEHWLREATDSPTLRQALESKALLGLGASPVVWAKVAGLSSQELNTAQLALQRKGLFWAGEFAHPLYQEVTLRSLPAQLRRGYAQRALEALADQPLDAAQYLEEAGLQSEQILAHLQGAAEAAQQQGDEVQAARLWARAATHAPAPLRGKLAFAAAQVLEKADRPEAMRLLRLVLEDRPDHPEALYLLAGCYADLGDSREVERLMGRFSEREKAQPDWIKRRIALQFAMGDYKGVLQHWEAHPALHHEPTPALAYNIGFARTLQGDHVGAEAIAKAALNQPCSLLDRARLLTVCGLARFYQDDLEAALSLFNQAVEAARDAGQPAYTASTLHNRAMVLEELSREAEMLADTEEALRLYAEAGISRHYASTLTKKARILHEMGQYEQAEEAFCESREILQQSDASSFLITCEAQLSNLYLDWQPPYGHTLARKHAESALELAKPFGGSKLFMALYQLSKVETSAGRAARGLEIAQACLTMAQGFGLKQPQYQALTAQGLALAELGQAEAACTCLEKAYQLASGSDWQVYAECIGLELDRITGNIDSARARLCWFEERGLLNGAHLARRYFPSLNQSPVSSNSPALLCLEVLGPMQLGGRAVRGHKRQELLALLLEARVAGRGEVGKLELLDRLYPGEDEEKAASSLKELIHTVRTSLGASAVATTPSGYALGAAVGSDLEEFLRAGEARLWRGAYLGGLPSFYETARESAHLALRSRAEALLEADPKEAARLGRILLEADPYDLEALRLTLGALRRAGNHKSLGRLYEEARARMLEVGETLPENWQGFLTA comes from the coding sequence ATGGTTAGACTGGAAGGTACGGAAACCAGAGTGGAGCCAACTGCCTTACTGCGGCCACGCCTCAAAGGGGTGGTGCTCAAACGAGTTGGGCTGGCCCTGGCCCTGTGGGGCGAGCCGGGGGTTGGCAAGAGCCACACTGCCCGGCAGCTCCTGCGCGAGACCTCCTGTCGCAGTTTTAGCTTTCCTGCTATGGTGCCGCCGGGTGCTTTGGTACGGGGCATTCCTCGGCCCGACCGGCTCCCGGCCTGGGCCGAACCCCTGCTGCTCAAGCTGCAAAAAGGCGAAGCCCTGGGTAGCAAACGAACGGCGGAGGCATTGGGAGCGCTGCTCTCCGCGCTGGCCCCGGTGGTGCTGCACCTGGAAGACATCCACGAGGTGAGCCCGGAGGGCCTCGAGTGGATCCAGGCCCTGGCCGCCCTTGCTTTGCGAACCAGGGGCGTGGCCCTGCTGGTCACCAGCCGCAGCATTCCCCCCGAACCTTTCGAGGCCTATCGTGTAACGCCCCTCTCCCCCGAAGCCTCGCAAGCCATGCTCGAGGCCGAGATGGGAAGCCCCCTGCCCGAAGGCGCCCTGGCCTGGATTTATGGCCGCGCCCAGGGCAACCCGCTGTTCAGCCTGGAGTATCTGCGCCACCTGGCCCGACAAGGCTTTTTGTGGAGCGATGGGCGGCGGTGGTACTGGCGGCCTCCGCAGGTAGGCACCTTGCCCCTGACGGTAGAGGCACTCCTGGAACACTGGCTGCGCGAGGCAACCGACTCCCCCACCCTGCGCCAGGCCCTGGAAAGCAAAGCCCTGCTGGGGCTGGGGGCCAGCCCTGTGGTGTGGGCCAAAGTAGCCGGGCTTTCATCTCAGGAATTGAACACAGCCCAGCTAGCTTTGCAGCGAAAAGGCCTTTTTTGGGCTGGGGAGTTTGCCCACCCACTCTATCAGGAAGTCACCCTGCGCAGCCTGCCGGCGCAACTGCGCCGTGGCTATGCCCAAAGGGCCCTCGAGGCCCTAGCCGATCAACCGCTGGACGCCGCACAATATCTCGAGGAAGCCGGGTTGCAAAGCGAACAAATTCTGGCCCACCTGCAAGGCGCTGCTGAGGCCGCCCAGCAGCAGGGGGATGAGGTGCAAGCCGCACGGCTGTGGGCCAGGGCCGCGACCCATGCGCCCGCACCCCTGCGCGGCAAGCTGGCCTTTGCCGCAGCCCAGGTTCTGGAAAAAGCAGACCGCCCCGAGGCCATGCGGCTGCTGCGGCTGGTACTGGAAGACCGGCCCGACCACCCCGAGGCGCTTTACCTGCTGGCGGGCTGCTACGCCGACCTGGGCGATTCGCGCGAGGTCGAGCGGCTAATGGGGCGCTTTTCTGAGCGCGAGAAAGCCCAGCCCGACTGGATCAAGCGCCGGATTGCCCTGCAATTTGCTATGGGGGACTACAAGGGGGTATTGCAGCACTGGGAAGCTCACCCGGCGCTGCACCATGAACCCACCCCGGCGCTGGCCTATAACATCGGCTTTGCCCGCACCCTGCAGGGCGACCACGTGGGTGCCGAAGCTATTGCCAAAGCCGCCTTGAATCAACCTTGCTCACTGCTGGATCGGGCGCGGTTGCTGACGGTTTGTGGGCTGGCGCGTTTTTATCAGGATGACCTCGAGGCCGCCCTTTCCCTTTTCAACCAGGCCGTGGAGGCTGCTCGCGATGCAGGCCAGCCGGCCTACACTGCCTCCACCCTGCATAACCGGGCCATGGTGCTGGAGGAACTCAGCCGGGAAGCCGAGATGCTGGCCGACACCGAAGAAGCTTTGCGCCTGTACGCCGAGGCCGGCATCAGCCGCCACTACGCCAGCACCCTGACCAAGAAAGCCCGCATTCTGCACGAGATGGGCCAGTACGAGCAAGCCGAGGAAGCCTTCTGCGAAAGCCGGGAGATTTTGCAGCAAAGCGATGCCTCGAGTTTCCTGATCACCTGTGAAGCCCAGCTCAGCAACCTCTACCTGGACTGGCAGCCCCCCTATGGCCACACCCTGGCCCGCAAGCATGCCGAAAGCGCCTTGGAGCTGGCAAAGCCTTTTGGCGGCAGCAAGCTGTTCATGGCCCTCTACCAGTTATCTAAAGTAGAAACCAGTGCGGGACGGGCCGCACGGGGCCTGGAAATAGCCCAGGCGTGCCTGACCATGGCCCAGGGATTTGGCCTCAAACAACCGCAATATCAGGCTCTTACCGCTCAGGGGCTGGCGCTGGCCGAGCTGGGCCAGGCCGAGGCAGCCTGCACGTGCTTAGAGAAAGCCTATCAACTGGCCTCGGGTTCCGACTGGCAGGTGTATGCCGAATGCATCGGCCTCGAGCTTGATCGCATCACCGGGAACATAGACAGCGCCCGCGCGCGTTTGTGTTGGTTCGAGGAGCGCGGCCTGCTTAACGGAGCTCACCTGGCCCGCCGCTACTTCCCCTCGCTAAATCAATCCCCGGTTTCGAGCAATTCCCCGGCTCTACTTTGCCTAGAAGTGCTGGGCCCTATGCAACTGGGAGGTCGGGCGGTGCGGGGCCACAAACGCCAGGAGCTGCTGGCCCTCCTGCTCGAGGCCCGGGTAGCCGGGCGGGGTGAGGTGGGCAAGCTCGAGCTTTTAGACCGCCTCTACCCCGGCGAGGACGAGGAAAAAGCCGCTTCTTCGCTCAAGGAGCTGATCCACACGGTGAGAACAAGCCTGGGCGCTTCCGCCGTGGCCACCACCCCCTCCGGATATGCCCTGGGCGCGGCGGTCGGTTCCGACCTGGAAGAGTTTTTGCGCGCCGGCGAGGCCCGCTTGTGGCGGGGGGCGTATCTGGGGGGTCTTCCCTCCTTTTACGAGACCGCACGCGAGTCGGCGCACCTGGCCCTGCGCTCGAGGGCCGAGGCCTTGCTCGAGGCCGACCCCAAGGAGGCCGCCCGGCTGGGAAGAATCCTGCTGGAGGCTGACCCCTACGACCTCGAGGCTTTGCGCCTGACCCTGGGGGCCCTGCGCCGCGCGGGGAACCACAAAAGCCTGGGCCGACTGTACGAAGAAGCCAGGGCTAGGATGCTCGAGGTGGGCGAGACCTTGCCGGAGAACTGGCAGGGCTTCCTCACGGCCTGA